In Mangifera indica cultivar Alphonso chromosome 7, CATAS_Mindica_2.1, whole genome shotgun sequence, the genomic window TAATGAAGCAATTAGAATTGACTTTACTTTGCTATGTAATTTAAGGGCCGTTtggtttcaaaatttaaagattactttggtaatatattttttattatcttgtttggtttgtcagtaataaaatattatggtaatcttttattatcaatgctgacgtgacaagtaatataagtggtaatctgattatcacatttatcttaagtattaaaagattatcaagctaatcttaattttattataattctattattatttattaattttttgagacaaaaataaatttatttttaattaatataataaataataaaaaaatatttaaaaataattatatttaaggacatttaagtaaaataatttactagtattcttttattacctttaaccaaacataataattatttatatctatcaaattttatcgaatataataattatttatacctattaatcttttaagtaatttatcttcaagataatctttctattttggtaataagacattactcaaaccaaacacccccttaggGTAGGAGTTGATGGGTGGTTTTACCTGGTTGCCtgtaaaacatttaaaataatagaaaattgtttgTTGTATGTGATGCTTCGATTTTAACATTGATACAAAGTAGTAGGAAGCTTCTGATGTATGTTTAAAGGTGACatatttagttttttagttGTAATgcaattttgtatatatatgctGCTTTGTAGAGTTACCAAATATAATGCAGGACTTCATGGAACATTTTATTCATGTTTGTTTTCATTCACTCGGTCACATATTGAGAAGTTGTAAGAAATTCATTTTTGGTTAGATTTTAATGTGTGATTTGGATTTCATGCTATTGTgcgtgaaatttttttttgcatacCGTGGCTGTACAAAGTTAAAAAGTTGTCTTTTCTTCAGGGAGCAACAATTGTAGACCAGACTGTTAACATAAGACCAGTTGAAAACTTTGTGCCCAACCTTGAAACTCACGTGAGTTGAttacaagtttttaaaatttcttctcTGGTTTAGAAGTGAAATTTCTTCTGTTCTGAAGGGCTATACATGCAGGTAATAACTGTGGTGGACAGTGATGTGTCTGCAAATCCTGCTGAATATATTGAGGTACCACAAATCACCAGTTTAGAGCTTACTCGCTGTTAAGAATTTCAGTTAAAATAATTGTCTTATAAACTTCAAGTATTGTTCAGTACTAAAAGATGCTGGGTGTGGGAATGCTGTAGGACTATTTAATTTCTAGAATGCAGAGTTTGTCTAATTTGATATTGGGCTGCCTTGTCATGACAGTTTAAAGATTGAGTTATTCAGCaaataaattttcagttttcaattCAGCTTAAGCTTCTCCACTAAAAAACGCCTatcatgaataaaaatataactgtTTCTCATATGAGTCAAAGCATCTTTAAAGTGAATCGTAATTGTATTCTTTCACAAATACATTTTGACCTTTTGTGTTTGAGTCAGTCCATCTATTTATAGGATGCCAACTATCTATGGATTTGTAGTGCTCAATTCAACACGGTTTTCATTGGAGTCCTCTGACTCATCGTCATATCATTTGCATCTTAAAAGTTCTCTTTAAGTTTTATGttcttagtttaattttttctgttttcaggCTAGAACTAGCCCTTCTTATAGTGGGAGAATTTATGTTACTAAAGCACAAGAAGTTGTTACAACTATGCTGGCAAAAGGTTCAGCAATTAGGCAAGAAGCAGTGAATAAGGCTAAAGCATTTGACGAGAAACATCAGTTGACAGCAAGTGCATCAGCCAAGGTTATTTCCTTCGATCGAAGGGTAGGACTTTCGGAGAAGCTGACAGTTGGAATTTCAGTGCTTAATGAGAAAGTGAAGTCTGTTGATCAAAGGCTTCATGTGTCAGATAAAACAATGGCAGCTATATTTGCAGCcgagagaaaaataaatgatacTGGATCAGCTGTCAAAACAAGCAGGTTTGAAGACTCCTTCctaaataaactaaaaacattaACTCTGATTCTCTGTTTCCTGTCAATGACCAATGGTTTGGGCTGGCTGTTCAACTTTCAACTGTCAAATGTCTGTTGAACTGATAAATCCAGATggttaatgttttttttttttttacgtggTGGTGGATAGATATGTGACTGCCGGATCAGCTTGGTTGAATGATGCATTTAATAAGGTTGCAAGGGCGGGGCAGGTAGCGGGTACAAAAACTAGAGAAAAGTTTAATCTAGCTGTGTCAAGCCTAACAGCCAAGGTGGGTTTCTTCTACTGTTAGCATTATCATTTACATTTTTATCAAGATTTACACATTATGGCCACTTGAATATTTTGGTAGTTTGATTTCATTCCTAGAGGAGTATAACATTTTATCATCTGCAGGATTCACCGATAGCTGTGTAAATTGATGTCGAATGTGCAGAAGAGTCTTCTATTGTGATgcatttgaaaattatgttgCTCCAAGCATCAAATGGAAATGGGATGCAGAGTTGAGAAATTGTAGGCTTGGTACAGGATGGGAGGAATTTGTGTAATGTTCCCCTTATACCTATTTGTTTTTGGTTTGATGCGTGCATAATTAGTTTTTGCATTCGATATTTTTCGATACCTCTTATTCTTTGACCGTAGGTAGCTCTGTTTGTTCATTCCTTGTAATTTTACAGCTTGTATTGTCACATTGGTTTTAAGCAGTAAGGGACTTAGgtttttgacaaaattgaaaaatcatttcttCAAGTTCAGGACTTgatatttctttcaatttttcccTCTTTCGGGTTGcgaaaattttgtaataaaagattCACCAGACAGCCTTAGAAGTTTATGTCAATAAACCTTAGCATTGATTCTAAGGATAAATttgtaacaaataataataataataataaatggtgGTTACAACTTACAGCCAATACTTTTAAGCTGAGacaagatattaaaattttaaatagaattcTTCCcttatatcataaatttattggctttctttcaagaaattaaaaaattaaaattacttttaaaaaattaaatgtgaaatataaaatgtcaaaatattCCTTTTAGGTGGGTTATTTTTCTCTACTCTTacataaattacataaaactatatgcatatattttttataaacaaataatataaataataataaaagaatataccAAGTCTTCTAACAATatcttaaaatcaaactcttaatttacctaattcaatgattttatataatttttaaaatatttttaatgttaataatatattaaagttttttgatattgccaaattataaaattaattgataaaattatttttttaaattattattatattataaatatttttttaactatatttttatattatttattattttaatttaaaaaagaatgcttttttttttttaatttaataaaaattaaaattaaaattacttttgataaCATCCTTATATAAAAGCTGCAGAGTTGCCCTCGTTTTTTCAATCCAACTGTTGTCAAAATTTTGACTTGAAATTTCAATCATTAATCCTGCCGTTTGACATCAGATTCAAAGTTAGCATCTCAACAAacattatgattaaaaaaaaaaaaactttatccatattataattacattcattttattatttactatcAACATACTCTCACAAAAGAATCGGAAACCATTTGTTTCAGGTTGCATCTTGAATATTAGATATGTGATTGATATTtcacactacaaaaaaaaaaaaaaaaaaaaacaaaaagctaataaaagaaacaaagatgtGTGTCATCAACTTCTAATATAATGACTGCCTAAGGTttactaacatattttatttcttctcattttttgaTCTAGATTTGCTTGTTGCTGTTAGATTCCCCCATTTGATCAATGTTACAAATACAGATTACCGGCAGCACCCCGAAGACACATAAAAAAAGCCGAACAAACAATTAAATTGCAAACATTGGTGACTACCAGGAAGTTTAATCATTGGTGGTAACTCCTATTTTCTTAACAATCCATACGAAGTCTTAACACTACATATTTAAGCAAGATAACTTACACAAACCCAATGATATCTTTGAGAAATTCAGCTTCTAACTGCAATGCACCTCCGGTTATGATATGTTATATACAATCCCCTTGTTTCTATATGTGCAACTCGGACCTGCAGTAATAGATCACAAGAGATAAGCGCAGTAATCAGATGATTGCCCAGTTATTTCTTAAGGGAGACTTTTCAATCTGCGTGGACATCATTATTGACATGTTCCGTTGAAATGACAGCTACTATTATTAATGCCGGACTAATTTCCAAGCATTGGGCAGACAAAAACTAAATACTCAAAAGCATGTATGCAAGCCTGTCAAGGCAACCACAAAGCAAAACTATCTCATAAATTTCAGAATCGGTAAAATAAATGACAATAACCATACTTCTGTCATACTCTGGAGTTGCTAGGCAAATCATTGTGTGTTATTGGAAACAGGTTATGATGCCTCAATCAATAACACGAGCTACTAAAAGAGGAAGacaattagttttatataagGAGGAGGAACCTTACCAGTTTCTGGAGGTTATTCACTTCCAAAATCTTCGTAAGTTATGCCTTCTGAGATAGTGTCCAACCTTCTGTTATCTCCTGTAGATGAAGACCACAAATCATGAAAACTTCTCTTGGTTGAGAAAACCTTCATTGTGATACAAAAACTGAGGTGAAATGGCAATTGGAGAGGATAGGAGGAGAAGGTAGAACTCACCTTGATGTTCTCTTTCACGTGAATCCAGGAAATTATCACCATCTGTTCCCAGGAATGGTGACCGAGGATAGCTCTCCAGTATATCTGGAAATAGAAGAAG contains:
- the LOC123221758 gene encoding binding partner of ACD11 1-like isoform X1, with product MQTRTVKVTNLSDLATEREIHEFFSFSGDIERVQMQRESGHPKTAFVTFKDHKALEIALLLSGATIVDQTVNIRPVENFVPNLETHVITVVDSDVSANPAEYIEARTSPSYSGRIYVTKAQEVVTTMLAKGSAIRQEAVNKAKAFDEKHQLTASASAKVISFDRRVGLSEKLTVGISVLNEKVKSVDQRLHVSDKTMAAIFAAERKINDTGSAVKTSRYVTAGSAWLNDAFNKVARAGQVAGTKTREKFNLAVSSLTAKDSPIAV
- the LOC123221758 gene encoding binding partner of ACD11 1-like isoform X2, which encodes MQRESGHPKTAFVTFKDHKALEIALLLSGATIVDQTVNIRPVENFVPNLETHVITVVDSDVSANPAEYIEARTSPSYSGRIYVTKAQEVVTTMLAKGSAIRQEAVNKAKAFDEKHQLTASASAKVISFDRRVGLSEKLTVGISVLNEKVKSVDQRLHVSDKTMAAIFAAERKINDTGSAVKTSRYVTAGSAWLNDAFNKVARAGQVAGTKTREKFNLAVSSLTAKDSPIAV